The genomic segment GGCGGCCTTGATGTGAAGCACGGTCAACTCAGAAGGCGTAACGAATCGCGGCCTGAGCAAAGTCACGGTCGCGCAACTGGTTCTGCTGGCCGCCACCGGTGAACACGGTGTAGCCGAGATCGAGCTGCCATTGACCGAGGTATTCAAACGCCACAGCGGCCTGGACTTGCTTACGGCCTTCAACATAGTTGCCCAACGGCGATGGGGTGATGCCGTTGACGTCGTGGTCGAAGCGCAGCGACGGACGCATGGCGAAGCGCCCGAATACGTTGCTGTAATTGGCCTGCAACGCGATGCGGTAGCCCCACGAACTGGTCGATGCGAACTGGCCCTGCTCTGCCGGCAGCCCCTGACTGGCAGCGACGGTGGCATTGCCCGGCAGCGGCGTGCCCGGTGCCTCGTAACGCAGCTCGGCATTTTCGGGCAGGCCGTGGGCGATGGTGGCGCCGACCTCGGTAACCAACAGCACACTGTCGGCGCCCGGCATCAAGCCGGGTGGAAACTGTTTCAGCGCAGAGGCGTTGAAATTGCTCACGTCGTGACGCCGCCAGCCGCGAATGTACTGATTGCCCAACGAGGTCGGGAACGGCACATTACCGCCCGGCGTGATCTGGTTCGGGGCACCCAGACCGGAGAGCAGCAACTCAACGTCGTCAAGCTGCAGCGGCTGGTCCACCTTCATGCTGTATTCGCCCTGCACCGCGCTGCCGAACGGGCCGGGCAATGAGAACGAGGCACCGTACATCTGGATGTCTTCGGGGTACTCGATAATGTAAGCCGAAGACTGGGTGCCGGCGGTGCCATCCGTGCGCGAAATGGCCGAAATCAGCGGCAGACGGCTGTGATAGTTGGTGGCGTACACGCCCAAGGAGGTGCCACCCAAGGCGTCGGTGTAGTAGTGCATGGCGCCGCCGTACTGGCCGCTGTCCGAAGGCTCGCGATCGGCTGAACGCGGAATCGAACTGCCAAACGGCACGCAGTTGGCGCCTGCTGCCGGCGGGGCATCACAGCCTGTCAGTGCCGGTGAATTCTCGGTCACCCGGCCAAAACCGATGTTGGCGCGGGTGCCGCCTTCGCCGACAAAATCATTGGTCGAGAAAAAGGTGCCCGACGCGAACGGCACGGTTTTTTCCCATTCCAGTTGGTAGAAGCCCTCGACCCGGATGCTTTGCGTCAGGTCCATCGACACCCACACCTTGTTGGCCGGAATGAACACTTCCTCCAGGTCGGCACCCGGCACGCCGGCGCGGTTGGCGTTGGCGGCCAGAATGGCGTTAAGGCCGTTCTGGATAAAGGTGGATTCACCCCAGTTGATGACCTGCCGGCCGAGACGCCACGCCAACGGCCGGCCGAACACGTCGAACCCGGAGCTGAGGTGCAGGTCGAGCAACTCGGCGTACCGGCCAACTGAACCGCGCACGTCAGCCTCTTTACGGTCCAGTTCGGCGAGGCTGGCCTCGCGGCCGGGCCCGTAGTCGGACCTGCGGAAATTTTCGCCCTGCAGGTTCACCAGATCGGCGCCAAAGCCGCCGCGGGCAAACAGCGTGAAGGCGCCGTAGTCCATCGTCAGGTTGGTGAGTAATTTGACCGGTGCCGAGACCAGGTCACCCGCGCTGTCGAACTCTTTGTTGGCGTCATCGGAGTTGGTCGAAAACGCGGTCCCGCCGTTGGCAATGGCCAACAGATTCGACTGCGGGCCTTGTGTGCGGACTGCGACGCCCGCCGAGATGCGGTTGTCGATCGAACCGCGGACCTCGCCCCACTCGAAACTGGTCGCCATTGCGGCGGGTGACGCGGCCGCAAACGTCGCTGCTGCCGCACAAGCAATCACTGATTTCATGATCCGATCCTCGAGAGTGGGGGCGTGCTGTGCATTGGGATGGAGGCTCATTGGCAGTTCCCTCCCACTGGCAGACACGTGCCCTGACTGCCGAGGAAGTTGGCGATCTGGCGCTGGATTTCCTGGGTGGTGGCGGCCGAGGCGGCGGGACTCAGGATGGAGCCGTGATCCCCTTCGGTGAACCGCACGCCCACCTTCAGGCCCTCGGGATCGAGCAGCACATCGGCTTCGGCCAGCGGCGGCGTGATGGCATCAAGAATGTCGAGCCCCAGCAGGCGCATCAGCGGGGTCGAGCCGGAGATACGGCCTTCAAGCGTGACCCGGTCCAGCGTGTCAGTCGCGTCCGGGGTACGTGGCACCGCGTTGGGCACGACCAGGTCATCAAGGACCTCAACGAAGTGAATGGCTCGATCAGCAGACGCCGCAGCCGCGTAATTGGCCGGGTCGCCGTCGTCGACAAGATGTTGCGCAAAGCGCAGGAACGTTTCGTAGGTGTCGGTGCCCTCCATGACACCGTTCGCGGCAAGGCCGGCCGCAATACGCGGACCAAAGCTCTTGGAGCCGTCGAGCAACTTGCCGATACCGCTACCGCTCATGGCGATGGTCGAAGCGCCGAAGCTGTCGTCGACCCCCAAGGCTGTGGTCCCGACAATACCGCCCAGCGAATGACCGACCAGGTGAATGCGGTCCGGGTTGATGTCAGGGGTCGCAGGGTCGCCATCGAAGTCCAGTGCTGACACCGAGCGGGACAGGTGCACCAGGTCAATCGCGGCTTGCCGAAGGTTGTCGCGGCTGGTGATGAGGCTGGGGATGTTGATGAAATGCGTCCCGCTGGGGTCGGTGCTGCCATCGGGTCCCGGGGCGGTGGTCGCGTTATCCACCAGATCGAGCAGGAAGGTGCGCTCGGTCGTCCCCTGCACCGCCAGCGGATGGCCCGCAGGCAAGCCGTGCAAGGGCAAGTCAATGGCCACGGTGACGAGCCCCGCAGCCGCCATCGCCGGCGCGAGCGCCAGCATCTGTGAGCGGTTGCCGGTGATGCCGTGCTGGAAAATCACCACCGGCCAGCCTTCGGCCGGTTGCGTCATGCCACTGTTGGCGTTGGGCACGGTAACCAGCATCGGCACGTTCTCGACGCTGCGCTCGATCGGCATCGGGAAGCAGGTGGTGGTCGATTCGCTGGGAGTGAAATTGCTGCCCTGCGGCGGCTGCACGAAGGCGCCGCACGGCACCTGGCCCAAAAAGCTGGCGGCGACGTCCGGCCGAGTCGGGTCGGCCTGCCAGGGACTGCCCAACGGCGCGGGGTCCTGCGGGCTGGCGCCGCTGGCAAGGTAGTAGGGCAACTGCAGACTGCCGACGCGCACATCGGCCACCGGGGGCACGGCCGGATTCTGCAGGGCTTGGTCGACAGTCAGTCCGGTCGGGAAGCTGGCGATGGTTTGCGCGGTCGCTTCGTCTGCCATCAGATTCAACGTTTTGCCAGCCGACTGGGTGGTCACAGTCCACGCGAGGACGATGTTCTCTTCGGTCAGTCCGAGCGTGCTTGCAGTGGCCGCAATCAGACCCTCGACTGCCGGGCGAATCAGCTGGCTGCGAAGAGCCTCAAGTGTCGCTTTTTGGGTGGCATTGAGCCCGTTGATGAAGGCGTCGGTCTGTTCAGCGACCGGGGTGTCACGACGCACCACACGGAACTGCGAGGATGCAACGGCCGCATTGCCGTCGAGGTCACGCACACCATCAGTGACCGCAATCAGATAGCGGGTCGATGGCTTCAACGGTTTGAGAGGGTGAATGATGACGCGTGAGCGCACGGCATTGACTGGCAATGGATCCGGCAGGCCGGCAACCGGAGAAGTGGCGGGGTAATCAGACAGCGTGTAATCCACGCCCGGCGCCAGCGGTGTGCCGGTGCTGGTGTCGATGATCAATAAGCCGCCTTGCAGCGCGGTGTCGAGGTCAATGAACCCCAGAAAATCAGTGAACAGGTTGGCGGTGGTCGAGAAGCCGTCGGTGAGGTTGGCATCGTTGACGAACGGCGCACCCGCCGGATTCGGGATGTTGAGCGTCGGGTCGGTAAAACCCGAAAACAGCCCATCGAACGGGAACGGGATGGTCGCCTGGGCGCTCGCCGAGGCGGGGGCCGGTTCAAACAGCGAAATGAAGTTGCTCGACGCAAGCCCGCCGTCTTCTTCAGGTTCAGTGGTGTCGCAGGCAGACAGACCCGCTGCCAGCAGCAGGGCCCACAAGGGCGCGTATCGCATCTTGGATCTCCTCATCGGCGGAGCCGGTCGTTGCCGGACCCCGTAGTTGTTTTCTCATCTTCCTGCAGTCAGGCCGAAGAACCGTCCGAACCCGGGGTCGCCGGGAAACGGTACTTCTGCCAGACGCAGCCAGATACTAGCGCGTCCGAGCGCCACGACAAGCCGGTCACGCCCCGGCGATGCGCGTCGGGATGACCGTTCGTCGCACCGGGCGCTTTTCGTCGCGACAGCTGCTGTTTTTTTAGACAAATTGGGCCAGATTTACCTGCCGACAATCAGTCGAAGCGGCATACGTCGGCGCAGGACGTCTGCCTCGCTGCGCGCCATTTCATGTGACTGCGCGAGTGCCACCTCGGCACGAATGAACGGCGCGTCGGGGTGAACCCGTTGCGCGAGGCCACGGTCGCCTTCAATCAGCGTCAGCAAGGCCTCGACGCCGGTGCCATGGCGCAGGGCGCAGGTGTGTGCGGCGTGGGCATCGACGCCGGCCACCAACAGCTCCGCGCGGGCCGAGCCCAGCCACACCGCGAATGGCAAAGTCGGCGTTCCCGGCAGCGGTGTGACATCGGTTTGGCTCGCCCGGTCATGGCCCAGCCGCTGGGCAATGTCGTCAACAATGCCCACAGCGTCGCAGCGGGCCGTGGTGTACTTGCCGCCCACGCTCACCCAAACATTGGGCTGCGGCTCGATCACCGCGAACTCGCGACTGACCGCCGACAACGACGCAGCATCGGCCTTCTGCAACGTCCGTGTACCGGCAAATGCACTGATGACGTCCCCTCGCGACCAGCCCAGACCGGGCATGGCGGTGGCCACGGCACGCAACAGGTAGTGAATTTCTTCTTCGGTTGGCGTGGCGTCTTCAACCCGGCTGATGGTCTGCTCGGTGGTGCCGACCAAGGTCCGCCTGTACCAGGGAATGACGAAAAACACGCGGCTGTCTTCAGCGGTGAGCAGGAAAGCCTGGGTCACGCCGGGAATCTCAGGCATGACGATGTGCGTGCCCTTGATCAGCTCGACCTCGGGAGCGCTGTCGCCCATCAGGCGTAGCGCCCAGGGTCCGGCGGCATTGAGCACCGCGCGTGTCTTGATGGTGAAGGTTTCGCCGTCGGCCTCGGCGCGCACCTCGGGCGACTCACCCGCATCGATCGACAGCGCGCGGACGCCGTTGGCGCAGACCGCCCCGTGGCCGTGCGCAGCGGCGGCCACCACCAGGGTCATGCGCGCATCGTCTTCCTGGCAGTCGCCGTAGCGGAAGGCGCCCACCAACCCGTCGCCTTGCAGAAACGGAAAGTCTTGCCGCACCCGCTTGGGCCGGTAATAGCGGTGCCGGCGCACCGGCGGCGACAGGCCGGCCATCAGGTCATAGAGCGTCAGGCCGCAGGACAGCATGAACGGCTGCGCGCGGCTGGCCTTGAACACCGGCAGCATGAAGTCCAGCGGTCGCACCAGATGCGGGGCAATGCGGCTCAGCACGCGCCGCTCGCGCAGCGAGTGCTGCACCAGTCCGAACTTGTAATGCTCCAGGTAGCGAAGGCCACCGTGGATGAGTTTGCTGGACGACTGCGACGTGCCGGCGCCCCAGTCGGTCTGCTCGATGAGCGCGACGCTGAGGCCGCGCTGCGCCGCGTCCAGCGCCGCCCATGCGCCATAAATGCCGCCGCCAATGACCAGCAGATCGAATGATGTTGCCCGCAGGCCGGCCACGTCACGGACGAAAGGAAATGCAGAACGAATCACAGGGGTCAGGGCCGGTCAGCGATGGATTTGAGGAAAGCACGAATGAGGCCAGCAGTGGCCTCGGGCGCATCCCAGTGGAGCATGTGGCCGGCTTCGGGCAGGGTCTGCACCTCGCACTTGGCCGCCTTGGAGAACGCCGCATAACGGCGCGGGCGCTCGGATTGCTCGCCCGCACTGTGAAACACCGAGCGGCCGGCCTCAATGAACAGCACCGGCGCGGTGACTTCAGCCCACACGGCCTCGCTCTCGGCGAGACGGTGCAGCGTCGGCATGTTGTGCAGGTGCTTGGGGTCGGCCAGCAGACGAATCTGCCCATCGTCATCGGCTGCGCCCCAACTGTGGGCGACGAAAAGCGCCCAGGCGTCGTCGAGCTGCGGATGCTGCGCCTTGACCCGCTGCGCCAGCGTTTCAAAGTTGGCGTAACGCTTCGGCGGGCGCGGCTTGGCCACCTGTTGCAGCCAGCGCCGATACTGCTTCGGGGCCTTGCTGGCCGGCGAATCCGGCAGCAGCAGCCCATCCAGCAGCACGAGGCTGCGCGCCTTCTCGGGCTGCGCACCGGCGTACAGGCTCAACACCTGCGCGCCCATGCTGTGGCCAACAAAATGCAGGTGCTCAGGCGCACCTAGGGCGGTCAACAGCGCGTCGACATCAGCCAGGTAATTGGGAAACCAGTAGCCGTCCGCGGGCCAACCGCTGAGGCCGGTGCCACGCCAGTCCGGCGACACGACGTAATGGTCTTCAAGCAGGCCGGCGACCAGCGGACCAAAGCTCGCCGAGCAGTCGAGCCATCCGGTGCCCAGCAGCAGCCAGGGCCGGGCAGGATCACCCCAGCAGCGGACGTGGTGGCGGAGGCCACGGAGCTCGAAAAACCGGGACTGGCTGTCAGGCGGACGAATCATCATTCTTGTGCATAGTGGCGGCCGCAGCCGCGTAGGGTTAGATCATCAAGCTGCACGGTCACGACCACCGGAAAGCGGTCGCCGCTCATCGTGTCGACGCAAGGGCCGGGCGCGACCCGGGCCATGACCTCGCGGTCCAGCGTCTCGTAACTGAGGCCGTCACTGCGGCGCCGCGCGTGCCAGATTTCTTCGTTTTGCCCCATTCGTTGCAACCGAAGACGCTTGCCATCGGCTCCGTTTTCGACGGTCAGGACCCACCCCGGCTCCTGGCCGACGGCGCGCAATTGCGCCCCATCAGCCTGCGCCTCGGCCCACGGTGGCCGGGTGTCGCTGGGGCGGCACTGCAGCGTGTCACCGTCGATGGACAGTCGGGCCTCTTCGCCCTTGCTCCAGAACTCGGTGAGGGGCGCCTCGCCCACTAGCGCGCCGCGATAGCGAGCACCCGACGCGGACGGCGAGGGTTCAAGCCAGCGGTCGCCGCCGGGTAGCGCCAATTGCAGCCGGCCTTGTCCCCCGGTTTCAAGGCGAGTTTCGATGCGCAGATCACCACATTGCCAAGCACTCGGCGAGCCGAGCGCTGGCGGCGATGCAGGATTGCCGACCGGGTTGGCCACAACCGGCGCCGTGGCATCGGCCGCTGGCCCCGGCACGTCGCGGCACGCCGACAGCCCCAGCACCATGGCCAGCCAAAGACCGCGCGCGATAAAGCCGCTTTGCATCAACCCCCCTGAAAATGATGGACGGACGCGGCCAGCAGGTCACATCCCCGTGTCAGTATGACGGCTTGCGGGCGTCCGCTCCCGGGCATCCGCCTCGCACTCTTCAAATCTCGCTGGCACTGAACTTGCCAGCGAATTGCATCAACGGATGCCCCCATGACCCTGCACGTCAAGCTGCTGCATAAAACGCGTTACGACTACGACAAGCGCGTGACGCTGTCACCGCAATTGATCCGCCTGCGCCCCGCACCGCATGGACGCACGCCGGTGCTCGGCTACAGCCTGCGGGTGTCGCCGGACCCGCATTTCGTCAACTGGCAGCAAGACCCGTTCGGAAACTGGCAGGCCCGGGTAGTGTTCCCCGAGCCGGTCAAGCACTTCAAGGTCACCGTCGACCTAACCGCCGACATGGCGGTGATCAATCCCTTCGACTTTTTCGTTGCGCCCGAGGCCGAGGTACTGCCGTGGCAATACGATCCGCAGCTCAAGGCCGAGCTGAGCCCCTACCTGAAGCCGCAACAGCCCAACAGCACCCTGCGGCGCTTCATCAAGTCGCTGGACCTGAGCGAGCCGGGCACGATCAACCGGCTGGTCGCGATCAACCAGCAGATTCAGGGCGCCGTGCGCTACCTCATTCGCATGGAGCCCGGTGTTCAGACGCCGGCTGAAACGCTCACCCTGGGCAGCGGTTCGTGTCGCGATTCGTCGTGGCTGATGGTGCAGGTGCTACGCCACCTCGGCTTTGCGGCACGATTCGTGTCGGGCTACCTCATCCAGTTGGTCGCCGACCAGAAATCACTGGACGGCCCCAGCGGCACCGACCTGGATTTCACCGACCTGCACGCCTGGGTTGAGGTCTACGTGCCCGGCGCCGGCTGGCTGGGACTGGATCCCACCTCGGGTCTGTTCGCGGGCGAGGGGCACATCCCGCTGTCCGCCACGCCATCGCCCGCATCAGCCGCGCCCATCACCGGGTTGGTTGAGCCCTGCAAGGTGACCTTTGATCACGAGATGGCCGTTCAGCGTATCGCTGAAACGCCGCGCGTCACCAAGCCGTTCAGTGACGAACAGTGGGCCGCCATCGATACGGTTGGTCTGCAGGTCGATGCCGATCTGGTGGCGCAGGACGTGCGCCTTACCATGGGCGGCGAGCCCACCTTCATTTCACTCGACGACCCGCAGGGCGATGAGTGGAACACCGCCGCCGTGGGCCCCACCAAAGAGCGCCTCGCCTACAACCTCGCGCGCCGGCTGGCGCAGCGCCTGGCGCCGCAAGGCCTGCTCACCTATGGCCAGGGCAAGTGGTATCCAGGGGAGCCTCTACCGCGCTGGGCGTGGACCGTCTATTGGCGACGTGACGGGCAACCGCTGTGGCGTCTGCCACCGAAAGATCTGCCGGGTATGGCCAACCTCGACGGTGCCCAGCGTTTGACCCATGCCATCGCCGCGCGATTGGGTGTGAACGCCGAACATGCGATGCACGCCTATGAGGACCCGGTGGAGGCCCTGCTGCGCGAGCGACGCCTGCCGCACAACCTCGACCCCACCGACCCTCGTCTGGCCGATGCCGAGGGCCGCAAGGACGTGCTGCGCGCCTTCGAGTCCGGCCTCAACCAGCCCACCGGCATGGTGCTGCCCGTCCAGCGTTGGCAGGCCGCCGCGCGCTGGGTGAGCGAACGCTGGAAGCTGCGCGGCAAGGCGCTGATGCTGATTCCGGGCGACTCGCCCGTCGGACTGCGGCTGCCACTGGACAGCCTGCCGTGGCAACCGCCGGAAGAGCGTGAGCCGTTCATCGCGGTCGACCCCGGCGCAGTACCCACGACCTTGCCTGCAACCGACCCACGCCGCCAGCCGTTCCTGCGCGCCCAGGCGGGCGATGCGACAGTGCCTCGGGCCATGCCGCAAAGCCGCACGTCCGAGGCGGCGCTGGGCGCGCATGTCAAAAACGGCCTCGGCGAGGCCAACCATGTGCGCACCGCCCTGGTCATCGAGCCGAGGGGCGATTACCTGTTTGTGTTCATGCCGCCGGTCGAGCGCCTTGAAGACTGGCTGGACATGCTGGCCGCCATCGAGGACGCGGCCGCCGAGTCGGCCTTGCCGGTACGCATCGAAGGCTATCCGCCGCCCACCGACCCGCGTCTGGATTCATTGAAACTGACCCCCGATCCCGGCGTGATCGAGGCCAACATCCAGCCTGAGGCCAGTTGGACCAGCCTGCGCGACAACATTCTCGGGCTCTATGAAGATGCCCGGCTGTCACGCCTGGTGACGCAGAAATTTCTCATCGACGGTCGCGCGGTCGGCACCGGCGGTGGCAACCACATCGTCGTCGGCGGCGCGACCCCGGCAGACTCGCCGTTTCTGCGGCGGCCCGACGTGCTGGCCAGCCTGCTGCGCTATTTTCAGCACCATCCGTCGCTGAGTTACATGTTCTCGGGCCTGTTCATTGGCCCGACCTCGCAGCATCCGCGCGTCGACGAAGCCCGCGACAGCGCGCTGGCCGAACTCGAGTTGGCCCTGGCGCAACTGCCTGGCCCGGATCAATGCCCGCCGCCGTGGCGGGTCGACCGCGCGCTGCGCCACCTGCTCACCGACCTGACCGGCAACACCCACCGCGCCGAAATCTGCATCGACAAGCTGTACGCGCCCGAGTCGGTGACCGGGCGCCTGGGCCTGGTTGAGTTCCGCGGCTTTGAAATGCCACCACACCCGCACATGAGCCTGGTCACGCAACTGATGATTCGCGCACTGGTGGCGTGGTTCTGGCGCACGCCGTTCACCCGGCCACTCAAATACTGGGGCACTGCGCTGCATGACCGCTTCATGCTCGGGCACGACCTGTGGAATGACCTGGGCGAGATCGTCAGCGACCTGCGCGGCGCCGGGTATCCGTTCGAACATGAATGGTTTCGCCCACAGTACGAGTTCCGCTTTCCGCTGCACGGCACCCTGCGCATGGGCACGGCCGAAATGACCGTGCGCCACGCACTGGAACCGTGGCCGACCCTAGGCGAAGAACCGGGCGCCGGCGGCACCGCGCGCTACGTCGACTCGTCGCTGGAGCGCCTGGAAATCACGCTGCGGCACATTGACCTCGATCGTTATCAGGTGCTGTGCAATGGCGTGCCGCTGCCGCTGCGACGCACCGGGGTCGACGGTGAATCGGTGTCCGGCGTGCGCTATCGCGCTTGGTCGCCGGCAAGCTGTCTGCACCCCGCCATCGGCGTACACACGCCGCTGGTGTTTGACCTTTACGACCGTCATTGCGGGCAGGCGGTGGCCGGCTGCACCTATCACGTTGCGCATCCCGCAAGCCGTAGCTACGACACCTACCCGGTCAACAGCTTTGAGGCCGAAGCGCGTCGCCTGTCGCGATTTGTGCCTATGGGTCATACCCCTGGGCCATTCCGCCCCACGCCGGTACCGCCGCTGGGCGCATCGCCCTGCACGCTCGATCTGCGCTGGGTCAGTGCCGCGCAGATGCATTGAAACGTGGAATACCCGATAACAGGATGGCCATAAAAAACCCCCGGAGCATTATCGCTCCGGGGATTTTATTCAAATCAATGAATCATACGATTGGCGATTACGGTGCCGACAACTCGTTATGCACGGATTTCACACCATCGACATCGCTGACAACTTTCTCGGCCAATTCAACTTGGGCGTCATTCTCAACATCACCGGTCAGGGTGACGACGTTATCGGTTGATTCAACGCTGATGTCGATCGCGCTGAGTTCCGATTCGAGCGCCAGCACTGACTTCACCTTCGTGGTCAGCGCAGCGTCAGAGACGTAATCGCCGGTCTTCTCGACCGCTGAATCATGGTCGTTGGCCGTCGCGAACATCGGCGTGGCCATCAAACCAATTACTGCCGCAAACATCACATTTTTCAAATTCATTAGAAACTCCTTTATTGAACTTCGCTGACAGTTGATTAACCTGTCGGCTGGGCTATGGCGATAGGCCATGAACGACATCCTGACAAGTCGCGATGAATTGACGGTTAATTGAGAATGCCAATCAATTGAGAAGATGCTGATTCAATCATCGAGCGCAACAAATTAATCACTGTGCGCTGAAGATTCTCGCGCTGTGTCACCCAACACGGTGATGAGCCTTGCCGTTACGGCACTTACATCCGCTTCATTCGGTGCCCGCGTTCCGCTGGCTTCTGCGACGCTGCCACTGTGACGGGCCCGAAGCACGGCATCGCGCAGCGCGATGCCCGGCCACCCTTGCGCATTGCGGGTGGACACGGGCCCTTCGGCCGCATGCCCGCGACGCAACAGCGCGCGCAACAGGGCAACTTGCCGTGCCGCCAGCAGGGCCAACGTCGACGGATCGGCCACCAGCACCTGATGGCCACGCAGTCGATCCAACCACGGGCGACCGAAGGTTTGCGCGCCGCTCCAGGCCGCACCCAGCCCTGCACCGAGCGCGGTGGCCGCGCCCAGACTCATGCCGCCCAGCGCGGCATCCACGGCAAACCCCGCCGCGCCACCGGTCGCGGCAGCCGATCCGGTGCGAATGCCGAACGCACGCAGGGCTTCAGGATCCAGCGGGTCCAGCGTCCAGCGACCTTCGGTGAGCGGCAGCTCGGGCGGGTGGTAGGCCTGCAGGTCGAACTGGAACAGGGCCAGGACCGCATCGACACAGCGCTGCTCGGACGCCCTGACCTGATGCCGCAAGCCTTCGGTGGCCGTCGCAGGATCGGCATCGAGCGGCACCTCATGGCGCAAGCCCGCCACCTCGACCAGCATCACGGCCACGGCGCGGCAGGCAGCGAGCGTTAGCGCCTCGCGCTCGGCGGTGCGCGATTGCGTCAGCCGCTGCAGCCCGGCGCGGTGTGGCTCCAGCAGCGTGGCGAGCTTG from the Polycyclovorans algicola TG408 genome contains:
- a CDS encoding DUF1302 domain-containing protein, encoding MKSVIACAAAATFAAASPAAMATSFEWGEVRGSIDNRISAGVAVRTQGPQSNLLAIANGGTAFSTNSDDANKEFDSAGDLVSAPVKLLTNLTMDYGAFTLFARGGFGADLVNLQGENFRRSDYGPGREASLAELDRKEADVRGSVGRYAELLDLHLSSGFDVFGRPLAWRLGRQVINWGESTFIQNGLNAILAANANRAGVPGADLEEVFIPANKVWVSMDLTQSIRVEGFYQLEWEKTVPFASGTFFSTNDFVGEGGTRANIGFGRVTENSPALTGCDAPPAAGANCVPFGSSIPRSADREPSDSGQYGGAMHYYTDALGGTSLGVYATNYHSRLPLISAISRTDGTAGTQSSAYIIEYPEDIQMYGASFSLPGPFGSAVQGEYSMKVDQPLQLDDVELLLSGLGAPNQITPGGNVPFPTSLGNQYIRGWRRHDVSNFNASALKQFPPGLMPGADSVLLVTEVGATIAHGLPENAELRYEAPGTPLPGNATVAASQGLPAEQGQFASTSSWGYRIALQANYSNVFGRFAMRPSLRFDHDVNGITPSPLGNYVEGRKQVQAAVAFEYLGQWQLDLGYTVFTGGGQQNQLRDRDFAQAAIRYAF
- a CDS encoding alpha/beta fold hydrolase, whose product is MRYAPLWALLLAAGLSACDTTEPEEDGGLASSNFISLFEPAPASASAQATIPFPFDGLFSGFTDPTLNIPNPAGAPFVNDANLTDGFSTTANLFTDFLGFIDLDTALQGGLLIIDTSTGTPLAPGVDYTLSDYPATSPVAGLPDPLPVNAVRSRVIIHPLKPLKPSTRYLIAVTDGVRDLDGNAAVASSQFRVVRRDTPVAEQTDAFINGLNATQKATLEALRSQLIRPAVEGLIAATASTLGLTEENIVLAWTVTTQSAGKTLNLMADEATAQTIASFPTGLTVDQALQNPAVPPVADVRVGSLQLPYYLASGASPQDPAPLGSPWQADPTRPDVAASFLGQVPCGAFVQPPQGSNFTPSESTTTCFPMPIERSVENVPMLVTVPNANSGMTQPAEGWPVVIFQHGITGNRSQMLALAPAMAAAGLVTVAIDLPLHGLPAGHPLAVQGTTERTFLLDLVDNATTAPGPDGSTDPSGTHFINIPSLITSRDNLRQAAIDLVHLSRSVSALDFDGDPATPDINPDRIHLVGHSLGGIVGTTALGVDDSFGASTIAMSGSGIGKLLDGSKSFGPRIAAGLAANGVMEGTDTYETFLRFAQHLVDDGDPANYAAAASADRAIHFVEVLDDLVVPNAVPRTPDATDTLDRVTLEGRISGSTPLMRLLGLDILDAITPPLAEADVLLDPEGLKVGVRFTEGDHGSILSPAASAATTQEIQRQIANFLGSQGTCLPVGGNCQ
- a CDS encoding glycerol-3-phosphate dehydrogenase/oxidase produces the protein MIRSAFPFVRDVAGLRATSFDLLVIGGGIYGAWAALDAAQRGLSVALIEQTDWGAGTSQSSSKLIHGGLRYLEHYKFGLVQHSLRERRVLSRIAPHLVRPLDFMLPVFKASRAQPFMLSCGLTLYDLMAGLSPPVRRHRYYRPKRVRQDFPFLQGDGLVGAFRYGDCQEDDARMTLVVAAAAHGHGAVCANGVRALSIDAGESPEVRAEADGETFTIKTRAVLNAAGPWALRLMGDSAPEVELIKGTHIVMPEIPGVTQAFLLTAEDSRVFFVIPWYRRTLVGTTEQTISRVEDATPTEEEIHYLLRAVATAMPGLGWSRGDVISAFAGTRTLQKADAASLSAVSREFAVIEPQPNVWVSVGGKYTTARCDAVGIVDDIAQRLGHDRASQTDVTPLPGTPTLPFAVWLGSARAELLVAGVDAHAAHTCALRHGTGVEALLTLIEGDRGLAQRVHPDAPFIRAEVALAQSHEMARSEADVLRRRMPLRLIVGR
- a CDS encoding alpha/beta fold hydrolase — encoded protein: MMIRPPDSQSRFFELRGLRHHVRCWGDPARPWLLLGTGWLDCSASFGPLVAGLLEDHYVVSPDWRGTGLSGWPADGYWFPNYLADVDALLTALGAPEHLHFVGHSMGAQVLSLYAGAQPEKARSLVLLDGLLLPDSPASKAPKQYRRWLQQVAKPRPPKRYANFETLAQRVKAQHPQLDDAWALFVAHSWGAADDDGQIRLLADPKHLHNMPTLHRLAESEAVWAEVTAPVLFIEAGRSVFHSAGEQSERPRRYAAFSKAAKCEVQTLPEAGHMLHWDAPEATAGLIRAFLKSIADRP
- a CDS encoding MliC family protein — translated: MQSGFIARGLWLAMVLGLSACRDVPGPAADATAPVVANPVGNPASPPALGSPSAWQCGDLRIETRLETGGQGRLQLALPGGDRWLEPSPSASGARYRGALVGEAPLTEFWSKGEEARLSIDGDTLQCRPSDTRPPWAEAQADGAQLRAVGQEPGWVLTVENGADGKRLRLQRMGQNEEIWHARRRSDGLSYETLDREVMARVAPGPCVDTMSGDRFPVVVTVQLDDLTLRGCGRHYAQE